The Nocardia sp. NBC_01329 sequence ATGTGTTCTCCTGGTCGAGCCCCGAACCGGTCGGCAGCGGCGTTCCGCTCGCTCTCAGGGTCCGGCTGATGACCGCCGATCCGAGTTCGACGAACTCGGCCATCGTTTCGGCGAGCACGTCGGGAAGGACGTCGGTGTGCCAGACGAACAGTGTCCGGCCGCCATCCTCCGGTAACGCCTGCATGGTGGCGTGATGATGGGAAGGGTGCAGACTCCCGCCGACCACGGTGTAGGCGACCCGTCTGCTCACCGGATCGAGAGCGACGAGTCGCTCGCTGACGATCGTGCCGTCGGCGAAGGTGACCGTGCGGGTATCGGCATCGAGCCGGGTGCTCACGACGAAACCTGGTGCGAGGCGTTCGTGCACGGCACCGAAGTCGCTCAACACATCCCAGACCTCCTCGGGTGCGGCCTCGACGACGAATTCTCTGTGAACGGAAGCCATGGAGTTCTCCTGGATCAGGCCGCGGCGATGCAGAACAGGTGACCTTCGGGATCGGCGAGAACCGTCCACCGGCCTTCGCCCGGCTGGAACTCGGGTTCGGTCGCACCGAGCGCGAGCAGTTGTTCGATCGCGCCCGCCGGATCG is a genomic window containing:
- a CDS encoding SRPBCC family protein, which gives rise to MASVHREFVVEAAPEEVWDVLSDFGAVHERLAPGFVVSTRLDADTRTVTFADGTIVSERLVALDPVSRRVAYTVVGGSLHPSHHHATMQALPEDGGRTLFVWHTDVLPDVLAETMAEFVELGSAVISRTLRASGTPLPTGSGLDQENTSRPGGHREGDRRADG